A single window of Oerskovia paurometabola DNA harbors:
- a CDS encoding GntR family transcriptional regulator, protein MKTLTVDLDSPVPVYEQIRTQVAALVSLGSLNPGDRLPSSRALARDLGVAVGTVQRAYRELEASGAVSSRPRTGTVVAAPAHRRSSVADQQSFADLATRMVGRGRELGLDDSAILDVVAGLLQQPVDAPATPVQR, encoded by the coding sequence ATGAAGACGCTCACGGTGGACCTGGACTCGCCCGTCCCCGTCTACGAGCAGATCAGGACCCAGGTCGCGGCACTCGTCTCGCTGGGCTCGCTCAACCCCGGCGACAGGCTGCCTTCGTCGCGCGCCCTCGCACGTGACCTGGGCGTCGCGGTGGGCACGGTCCAGCGCGCCTACCGTGAGCTCGAGGCGTCGGGCGCGGTCTCGTCACGGCCACGCACGGGGACCGTCGTCGCGGCCCCCGCCCACCGACGGTCGTCGGTCGCGGACCAGCAGTCGTTCGCCGACCTCGCCACGCGGATGGTCGGCCGCGGCCGCGAGCTCGGGCTGGACGACTCCGCGATCCTCGACGTCGTCGCGGGCCTCCTGCAGCAACCGGTCGACGCGCCGGCGACACCCGTGCAGCGCTGA
- a CDS encoding flavodoxin domain-containing protein: protein MSNHETNLTAAVVFESMFGNCEKVARQIAAGMATGVPVKVVDVADAVADPSILDDVALVVAGGPTHSMSMSRPGTRAEAVQRSGGTVPARNVGLREWCVALRDRSDEHGPRWVTTFDTRTSLGRAIPSSASRAAARIVTRKGYEMLVPLRSFLVEDAAGPLVDGHLEEAYVWGEKIAAALRAQVPVAV, encoded by the coding sequence ATGTCGAACCACGAAACGAACCTGACTGCTGCCGTCGTCTTCGAGTCGATGTTCGGGAACTGTGAGAAGGTCGCCCGGCAGATCGCCGCCGGCATGGCGACCGGCGTCCCGGTGAAGGTCGTGGACGTCGCCGACGCGGTCGCCGACCCGTCGATCCTGGACGACGTCGCGCTCGTCGTCGCCGGTGGACCCACGCACTCCATGTCGATGAGCCGCCCCGGCACGCGCGCCGAGGCCGTCCAGCGCTCGGGCGGGACGGTGCCCGCCCGCAACGTCGGCCTGCGCGAGTGGTGCGTCGCCCTCCGGGACCGCTCGGACGAGCACGGGCCCCGCTGGGTCACGACGTTCGACACGCGCACCTCCCTCGGTCGTGCCATCCCCTCGTCCGCGTCCCGCGCGGCCGCGCGCATCGTCACGCGCAAGGGTTACGAGATGCTCGTGCCGCTCCGCTCGTTCCTGGTCGAGGACGCGGCCGGGCCCCTGGTCGACGGCCACCTCGAGGAGGCGTACGTCTGGGGCGAGAAGATCGCCGCGGCGTTGCGCGCGCAGGTTCCGGTCGCCGTCTGA
- a CDS encoding GNAT family N-acetyltransferase, whose product MKVLTTTLQMLQAPDRPPRAVPDGVRLERTVGVRPEYARFLYGLVGGPWSWTDRLGWTREQWAAELQVPGTEFWILYGEDGPWGYVQLQPVVAEDRTHVEVRYFGLAEQAIGRGLGGVLLEHGVAAAWSLPRRFDLPRVARVWVHTCSLDGPAALANYEARGFVVCGTKETDEDVPSQPLGSWTSTGGPAAGAQPAVGGEPGVGAEPAA is encoded by the coding sequence GTGAAGGTCCTCACCACGACGCTCCAGATGCTCCAGGCACCCGACCGGCCGCCGCGCGCGGTCCCCGACGGGGTCCGGCTCGAACGGACCGTGGGGGTCCGCCCCGAGTACGCACGGTTCCTCTACGGTCTGGTCGGCGGCCCTTGGTCCTGGACCGACCGCCTCGGGTGGACGCGCGAGCAGTGGGCCGCGGAGCTCCAGGTGCCGGGCACGGAGTTCTGGATCCTCTACGGCGAGGACGGGCCGTGGGGCTACGTCCAGCTCCAGCCCGTCGTCGCCGAGGACCGCACGCACGTCGAGGTCCGGTACTTCGGGCTCGCGGAGCAGGCGATCGGTCGCGGGCTGGGCGGGGTGCTGCTCGAGCACGGGGTCGCGGCCGCGTGGTCGCTGCCGCGGCGGTTCGACCTCCCGCGGGTCGCCCGGGTCTGGGTGCACACGTGCTCGCTCGACGGACCCGCGGCCCTGGCGAACTACGAGGCCCGGGGCTTCGTGGTCTGCGGGACCAAGGAGACGGACGAGGACGTACCGTCGCAGCCGCTCGGTTCCTGGACGTCGACGGGCGGACCTGCCGCCGGCGCGCAGCCCGCAGTCGGTGGGGAGCCCGGGGTCGGCGCGGAGCCCGCGGCCTGA
- a CDS encoding YciI family protein gives MTKYLISFPSGAMDVPAEGLHVVADASHAVVEEAKKAGVWVFGGGIDESVPPVLVDGDGTVTEGTYPQTRQIEGGYTVLEVPTRDEALEWAAKIAVACRCPQEVRAFQHDPAS, from the coding sequence ATGACGAAGTACCTGATCTCGTTCCCGAGCGGCGCCATGGACGTCCCCGCGGAGGGCCTGCACGTGGTCGCGGACGCGTCCCACGCGGTCGTGGAGGAGGCGAAGAAGGCGGGCGTCTGGGTGTTCGGCGGAGGGATCGACGAGAGCGTCCCGCCCGTCCTGGTCGACGGGGACGGCACGGTGACCGAGGGCACCTACCCGCAGACGAGGCAGATCGAGGGCGGCTACACGGTCCTCGAGGTGCCGACGCGCGACGAGGCGTTGGAGTGGGCCGCGAAGATCGCGGTCGCCTGCCGGTGCCCGCAGGAGGTGCGTGCGTTCCAGCACGACCCCGCCAGCTGA
- a CDS encoding putative immunity protein, with protein MPILPTDRDPRLVTVRRGGTLTDDDHHLLAEWAAVCAEHVLPLFEQAAPDDPRPREALDVGRAWIRGEVAMKDAHRAAFPANAAGRDLPAPARYAALAAGQAVAVAHVAAHDLGAAAYAIRSVSADAAARGEDGEAARLAERDWQRDQLPDAVRDLVLDDQRRRSAICWDAFDD; from the coding sequence ATGCCGATCCTGCCCACCGACCGAGACCCACGGCTGGTCACCGTGCGCCGAGGCGGCACCCTCACCGACGACGACCACCACCTCCTTGCGGAGTGGGCCGCGGTCTGCGCCGAGCACGTCCTGCCCCTGTTCGAGCAGGCCGCACCCGACGACCCGCGTCCGCGCGAGGCCCTCGACGTCGGACGCGCCTGGATCCGCGGCGAGGTGGCCATGAAGGACGCACACCGGGCCGCGTTCCCGGCGAACGCCGCCGGACGGGACCTGCCCGCCCCGGCGAGGTACGCCGCGCTCGCGGCCGGCCAGGCCGTCGCCGTGGCCCACGTCGCCGCGCACGACCTGGGAGCCGCTGCGTATGCGATCCGGTCCGTTTCCGCCGACGCGGCGGCGCGCGGCGAGGACGGCGAGGCGGCCCGGCTCGCCGAGAGGGACTGGCAGCGCGACCAGCTCCCCGACGCCGTCCGGGACCTGGTCCTCGACGACCAGCGGCGCCGGAGCGCGATCTGCTGGGACGCCTTCGACGACTGA
- a CDS encoding type IV toxin-antitoxin system AbiEi family antitoxin domain-containing protein: MTSPTHDTDALAALASRQGGVLLTAQLPRPVLRAALSHDLLEKVRHGAYRWRAPDEPAPGHALDRLRAVARIEAVSRQLQSAFVLCQDSAALVWDLPLWRVPGRVHVVQQHRPGTPRPGADLVRHLTVLTPADTTVRRGRLVTSLARTVVDCARTLPALDALVVVDAALRRGVLPEELSHVLDRVGGGRGTARARVLVGLGSGGAESPGESAVRFHLLRRGLPVPTTQIPVVTRLGTFRADLGWPQWRVLVEFDGFVKYSTLAQGDPAKVLFEEKRRHEGIEEEGWRVLRVTMRDLMDGAELVRRVLRLLPPGTSVDVERRPHLWFGGV, translated from the coding sequence ATGACCTCACCGACCCACGACACCGACGCCCTGGCCGCGCTCGCCTCCCGGCAGGGCGGCGTGCTCCTGACCGCGCAGCTCCCTCGCCCCGTCCTGCGCGCCGCGCTCTCCCATGACCTCCTCGAGAAGGTCCGTCATGGCGCCTACCGTTGGAGGGCCCCGGACGAGCCTGCTCCCGGTCACGCGCTCGACAGGCTCCGAGCCGTCGCGCGGATCGAGGCGGTCTCGCGCCAGCTGCAGAGCGCGTTCGTCCTGTGCCAGGACTCGGCAGCCCTCGTGTGGGACCTGCCGCTGTGGCGGGTGCCCGGCCGCGTGCACGTCGTGCAGCAGCACCGTCCCGGCACGCCGAGGCCGGGCGCGGACCTCGTGCGGCACCTGACGGTGCTCACCCCTGCAGACACCACGGTGCGCCGGGGACGTCTCGTCACGTCGCTCGCCCGGACGGTCGTCGACTGCGCTCGGACGCTGCCGGCGCTCGACGCGCTCGTGGTCGTCGACGCCGCCCTCCGGCGCGGCGTCCTGCCCGAGGAGCTCAGCCACGTTCTGGACCGGGTCGGGGGCGGGCGAGGGACCGCGCGGGCCCGGGTCCTCGTGGGCCTCGGCAGCGGGGGCGCGGAGTCGCCCGGCGAGTCGGCAGTCCGGTTCCACCTGCTGCGGCGCGGACTGCCCGTGCCGACGACCCAGATCCCGGTCGTGACCCGGCTCGGGACGTTCCGCGCCGACCTGGGCTGGCCGCAGTGGCGGGTGCTCGTCGAGTTCGACGGGTTCGTGAAGTACTCCACGCTCGCCCAGGGCGACCCTGCGAAGGTGCTGTTCGAGGAGAAGCGGCGCCACGAGGGCATCGAGGAGGAGGGCTGGCGGGTCCTCCGGGTGACCATGCGGGACCTCATGGACGGCGCTGAGCTCGTCCGGCGTGTGCTGCGTCTTCTCCCGCCGGGCACGTCGGTCGACGTCGAGCGGCGCCCGCACCTGTGGTTCGGCGGGGTCTGA
- a CDS encoding lytic polysaccharide monooxygenase: MIAAVLGATAIVAPVVLAPAASAHGWVTSPPSRQDNCATGATSFDCGSIKFEPQSVEAAKGSMQCSGGSGYAILDDNSKPWPRTTVASSVKFQWKLTANHATTTWEYFVDGKLHQTFSSGGAQPAKDISHTLTNLPAGDHTVLARWNVADTPMAFYNCVDLTVTGGGTTGGTTGGTTGGTTGGTTGGTTGGTTGGTTGGTTGGTTGGTTGGTTGGTTGTPQCAAGPWDAAVAYTGGTKVSLNGQLFEAKWWTKGEKPDVAAQWGPWKSLGAC, encoded by the coding sequence ATGATCGCCGCCGTGCTCGGCGCCACCGCCATTGTTGCCCCCGTGGTGCTGGCCCCCGCCGCCTCCGCGCACGGCTGGGTCACCTCCCCGCCGAGCCGTCAGGACAACTGCGCCACCGGCGCGACGTCCTTCGACTGCGGCAGCATCAAGTTCGAGCCGCAGAGCGTCGAGGCCGCGAAGGGCTCGATGCAGTGTTCGGGTGGCAGCGGCTACGCCATCCTCGACGACAACAGCAAGCCCTGGCCGCGCACCACGGTGGCCTCCTCCGTGAAGTTCCAGTGGAAGCTCACGGCCAACCACGCCACGACGACGTGGGAGTACTTCGTCGACGGCAAGCTCCACCAGACCTTCAGCTCGGGCGGCGCCCAGCCCGCGAAGGACATCTCCCACACGCTGACCAACCTGCCTGCCGGTGACCACACGGTCCTCGCTCGCTGGAACGTCGCCGACACCCCGATGGCCTTCTACAACTGCGTCGACCTCACCGTGACCGGTGGCGGCACGACCGGTGGCACCACCGGCGGCACCACGGGTGGCACCACCGGCGGCACCACGGGTGGCACCACCGGCGGCACCACGGGTGGCACCACCGGTGGCACGACCGGCGGCACCACCGGTGGCACGACCGGCGGCACCACCGGTGGCACGACGGGCACGCCCCAGTGCGCCGCCGGCCCCTGGGACGCGGCCGTCGCCTACACGGGTGGCACCAAGGTCTCGCTCAACGGCCAGCTCTTCGAGGCCAAGTGGTGGACCAAGGGCGAAAAGCCCGACGTCGCCGCGCAGTGGGGCCCCTGGAAGAGCCTCGGCGCCTGCTGA
- a CDS encoding ABC transporter ATP-binding protein, giving the protein MPSPSPAPAPVAAAAAAGGTPPSGSDAIATARGLVKTYGKGPTAVHALAGVDVDFGRGRFTAIMGPSGSGKSTLMHCMAGLDTPTGGTVVVDDLVVSTMNQRQLTKLRRTQLGFVFQSFNLVPTLTAEENITLPLDIARKPVDRAYLAKVVDAVGLTDRLKHRPSELSGGQQQRVACARALVSKPSVVFADEPTGNLDSTSSREVLTFLRESVDDLGQSVVMVTHDPVAASYAHRVLFLADGRIVDEVTDPTPDSVLAVLGSLTRKKAAA; this is encoded by the coding sequence ATGCCCTCCCCGTCCCCTGCCCCGGCCCCCGTCGCGGCGGCTGCAGCCGCCGGCGGCACTCCCCCTTCAGGCTCCGACGCGATCGCGACGGCCCGGGGCCTCGTCAAGACCTACGGCAAGGGCCCGACGGCGGTCCACGCGCTCGCGGGCGTCGACGTCGACTTCGGGCGTGGTCGGTTCACCGCGATCATGGGCCCGTCCGGCTCCGGCAAGTCGACGCTCATGCACTGCATGGCGGGCCTCGACACCCCCACGGGCGGCACGGTCGTCGTGGACGACCTCGTCGTCTCCACGATGAACCAGCGCCAGCTCACGAAGCTGCGCCGCACCCAGCTCGGGTTCGTCTTCCAGTCGTTCAACCTCGTCCCGACGCTCACGGCCGAGGAGAACATCACACTGCCCCTCGACATCGCGCGCAAGCCCGTCGACCGGGCGTACCTCGCGAAGGTGGTCGACGCCGTCGGGCTGACGGACAGGCTCAAGCACCGTCCGAGCGAGCTGTCCGGCGGGCAGCAGCAGCGCGTCGCGTGCGCGCGCGCCCTGGTCTCCAAGCCGTCCGTCGTGTTCGCCGACGAGCCCACGGGGAACCTCGACTCGACGTCCTCGCGCGAGGTCCTGACGTTCCTGCGCGAGTCGGTCGACGACCTGGGGCAGTCGGTCGTCATGGTCACGCACGACCCGGTCGCCGCGAGCTACGCGCACCGCGTCCTGTTCCTCGCGGACGGCCGCATCGTCGACGAGGTCACCGACCCGACGCCCGACTCCGTCCTCGCGGTCCTGGGCTCCCTCACGCGCAAGAAGGCGGCCGCCTGA
- a CDS encoding ABC transporter permease, producing MLRVALRNVRAHLVRLGMSILAVVLGVSFVAGTFSLREMLAATFDGIVDSSSADVLVRGEEESSALTQENASAGAVRNPIPADLTDTIEEVDGVAHAFADYTGPLVLVGADGTPPPTTGAPTFGLAYRAEDPATPLTEGAAPSGPEEFALEAATAQASGLAVGDTTTLVVAGQITEATLTGIVDMGASMAGASIVFFDEATAAEAFAPDGAVSAITVLAEDGVSEQELRDDVAAALEASSPTEAVEVVTGQVARDEAREDIASMLGFIETFLLVFAGISLFVGGFIIANTFAMTVRQRQREFALLRAVGASPLQVFSSILVQAAIIGTLGGALGILGGLGLVTALKSVFESMGMDLAGEIPVDASMIVVSLVLGIVVSVASAALPARRAALVAPVEAMRDDSPAQAGSLRVRGIIGAVVAGAGAGAVVLAVVQAAADDAASTGGLLGLGAVGVVVGTLLLAPVVARGVLHVMSAPFVAWAKPLGTLARGNVTRNPRRTASTAGALMIGMSLVGAASVLAASMQASMKNIVTEESLADLVVQSATGTVPSGAVSDISDLPEVGRADSMTADRYFVGAAGEAADDAAALFVLGVDPSLFGQTWRTEAVEGDLDTLADGQVSVLRATADDEGWELGDELTLRSQLGSADVTIGSVFDSPALGVPVVVPDTVFAELSAAPAEMSTMLLLQAADGVTQAELDTAVTAAAKPYMIVSVMDNEEFISSLASQVNQMLTILYALLGLSIVIAILGIVNTLALSVIERTREIGLLRAVGLGRSQLAGTIVIESVLTAVFGTVLGLAVGVGLAAGMPTVFASTGFTDLVIPWPALGTMVGIAVLVGVLAAGWPALRAARLPVLDAVTVD from the coding sequence ATGCTGCGCGTCGCCCTGCGCAACGTCCGGGCGCACCTCGTGCGCCTCGGGATGTCCATCCTCGCGGTCGTGCTCGGTGTCTCGTTCGTCGCGGGCACGTTCTCGCTGCGCGAGATGCTCGCCGCGACGTTCGACGGCATCGTCGACAGCTCGTCCGCCGACGTCCTGGTGCGCGGCGAGGAGGAGTCGTCCGCGCTCACCCAGGAGAACGCGAGCGCCGGCGCGGTCCGCAACCCGATCCCGGCCGACCTCACGGACACGATCGAGGAGGTCGACGGCGTCGCGCACGCCTTCGCCGACTACACCGGTCCGCTCGTGCTCGTCGGGGCGGACGGCACCCCGCCGCCCACCACGGGCGCCCCGACGTTCGGCCTCGCCTACCGGGCCGAGGACCCCGCGACCCCGCTCACGGAGGGGGCGGCGCCGTCGGGCCCGGAAGAGTTCGCGCTCGAGGCCGCCACGGCGCAGGCCAGCGGCCTCGCGGTCGGCGACACGACGACGCTCGTCGTCGCCGGGCAGATCACCGAGGCGACCCTGACCGGGATCGTCGACATGGGCGCCTCGATGGCCGGGGCGAGCATCGTGTTCTTCGACGAGGCCACCGCGGCGGAGGCGTTCGCGCCCGACGGCGCGGTCTCCGCCATCACGGTCCTCGCCGAGGACGGGGTGAGCGAGCAGGAGCTGCGCGACGACGTCGCGGCCGCCCTGGAGGCCTCGTCGCCGACCGAGGCCGTCGAGGTCGTCACGGGCCAGGTCGCACGCGACGAGGCCCGCGAGGACATCGCGTCGATGCTGGGATTCATCGAGACGTTCCTGCTGGTCTTCGCCGGGATCTCGCTGTTCGTCGGCGGGTTCATCATCGCGAACACGTTCGCCATGACGGTCCGCCAGCGTCAGCGCGAGTTCGCCCTGCTCCGCGCGGTCGGGGCCTCGCCGCTCCAGGTGTTCTCCTCGATCCTGGTCCAGGCCGCGATCATCGGCACGCTGGGCGGTGCGCTCGGCATCCTCGGCGGGCTCGGGCTCGTGACCGCCCTCAAGTCCGTGTTCGAGTCCATGGGGATGGACCTCGCGGGCGAGATCCCCGTCGACGCATCGATGATCGTGGTCTCGCTCGTGCTGGGCATCGTCGTCTCGGTCGCGTCCGCCGCGCTGCCCGCCCGGCGCGCGGCGCTCGTCGCCCCGGTCGAGGCCATGCGTGACGACTCCCCGGCCCAGGCCGGGTCGCTCAGGGTCCGCGGGATCATCGGCGCGGTCGTCGCCGGGGCCGGCGCCGGGGCCGTCGTGCTGGCCGTCGTCCAGGCTGCGGCCGACGACGCCGCGAGCACCGGCGGCCTGCTCGGCCTCGGTGCCGTGGGCGTCGTCGTCGGGACGCTGCTGCTCGCGCCCGTCGTGGCCCGAGGCGTCCTGCACGTCATGTCCGCGCCGTTCGTCGCGTGGGCCAAGCCGCTGGGGACGCTCGCGCGGGGCAACGTGACCCGCAACCCGCGACGTACCGCGAGCACCGCGGGCGCCCTCATGATCGGGATGTCGCTCGTCGGCGCCGCGTCGGTCCTCGCCGCGTCCATGCAGGCGTCGATGAAGAACATCGTGACCGAGGAGTCCCTCGCCGACCTCGTGGTGCAGTCCGCGACCGGCACGGTCCCCTCGGGCGCGGTGAGCGACATCTCCGACCTGCCCGAGGTCGGACGGGCCGACTCCATGACCGCCGACCGGTACTTCGTCGGAGCAGCGGGCGAGGCCGCGGACGACGCGGCGGCACTGTTCGTGCTCGGCGTCGACCCGAGCCTCTTCGGCCAGACGTGGCGCACCGAGGCCGTCGAGGGCGACCTCGACACGCTCGCCGACGGGCAGGTCTCGGTCCTGCGGGCGACCGCCGACGACGAGGGCTGGGAGCTCGGCGACGAGCTCACGCTGCGCTCACAGCTCGGCAGCGCCGACGTGACGATCGGCTCGGTCTTCGACTCGCCCGCCCTGGGCGTGCCCGTCGTCGTGCCGGACACCGTGTTCGCGGAGCTCTCCGCAGCACCCGCCGAGATGTCGACCATGCTGCTCCTCCAGGCCGCCGACGGCGTGACCCAGGCAGAGCTGGACACCGCGGTCACCGCCGCGGCCAAGCCCTACATGATCGTGTCCGTCATGGACAACGAGGAGTTCATCTCGTCCCTCGCGAGCCAGGTCAACCAGATGCTCACGATCCTCTACGCGCTGCTGGGGCTGTCGATCGTCATCGCGATCCTCGGCATCGTCAACACCCTCGCGCTGTCCGTGATCGAGCGGACCCGCGAGATCGGTCTCCTGCGGGCCGTCGGGCTCGGCCGTTCGCAGCTCGCCGGGACGATCGTCATCGAGTCGGTCCTCACGGCCGTGTTCGGGACGGTGCTGGGCCTCGCGGTCGGCGTCGGCCTCGCCGCCGGGATGCCGACAGTGTTCGCCAGCACGGGCTTCACCGACCTCGTGATCCCGTGGCCCGCGCTGGGGACCATGGTCGGCATCGCGGTGCTCGTCGGCGTCCTGGCCGCCGGGTGGCCCGCGCTGCGCGCGGCCCGGCTCCCGGTGCTCGACGCCGTCACGGTCGACTGA
- a CDS encoding lytic polysaccharide monooxygenase, whose protein sequence is MIAAVLGVAAIAAPVVMAPAASAHGWITSPPSRQDNCATGATSFDCGGVKYEPQSVEAPKGSMQCSGGSGFSILDDNSKPWPRKSVGSSVTFQWKLTAAHNTSTWEYFVDGKLHQTFSQGGAQPPSNISHTLTNLPSGNHTILARWNVSNTVNAFYNCVDLTVNGGGTTGGTTGGTTGGTTGGTTGGTTGGTTGGTTGTGVCTAPAWAAGSVYTGGTRVSYNNKTYEAKWWNTGENPGTSGQWGVWKDLGAC, encoded by the coding sequence ATGATTGCCGCCGTCCTCGGTGTGGCCGCGATCGCGGCCCCTGTCGTGATGGCCCCGGCCGCTTCGGCCCACGGCTGGATCACGTCACCACCCAGCCGGCAGGACAACTGCGCGACCGGCGCCACGTCCTTCGACTGCGGCGGCGTGAAGTACGAGCCGCAGTCCGTCGAGGCGCCCAAGGGCTCGATGCAGTGTTCGGGCGGCAGCGGGTTCTCGATCCTCGACGACAACAGCAAGCCGTGGCCGCGCAAGAGCGTGGGCAGCTCGGTGACGTTCCAGTGGAAGCTCACGGCCGCGCACAACACGAGCACGTGGGAGTACTTCGTCGACGGCAAGCTGCACCAGACGTTCAGCCAGGGCGGCGCCCAGCCCCCGAGCAACATCTCGCACACGCTCACCAACCTGCCCTCGGGCAACCACACGATCCTCGCCCGGTGGAACGTGTCCAACACCGTCAACGCGTTCTACAACTGCGTCGACCTCACGGTCAACGGAGGTGGCACCACGGGTGGCACGACCGGCGGGACGACCGGCGGGACGACCGGTGGCACCACGGGTGGCACCACGGGTGGCACGACCGGCGGGACGACCGGGACGGGCGTCTGCACGGCTCCCGCCTGGGCGGCCGGCTCGGTCTACACGGGCGGTACCCGCGTCTCGTACAACAACAAGACCTACGAGGCCAAGTGGTGGAACACCGGGGAGAACCCCGGCACGAGCGGCCAGTGGGGCGTCTGGAAGGACCTCGGCGCCTGCTGA
- a CDS encoding RNA-binding S4 domain-containing protein, protein MRVDSWLWAVRLTKSRSVATAACRAGHVKVDGVRVKPSATVRVGSTVTYRGGERERVVEVVELLAKRVGAPEAAKAYVDHSPPVLPREAVPFVPVRDRGAGRPTKRERREIDKLRGRELPPV, encoded by the coding sequence ATGCGGGTCGACAGCTGGCTCTGGGCGGTCCGTCTGACCAAGAGCCGTTCGGTCGCGACGGCCGCGTGCCGTGCCGGTCACGTGAAGGTCGACGGGGTGCGCGTCAAGCCGTCCGCGACCGTGCGGGTCGGGAGCACCGTGACCTACCGCGGGGGCGAGCGCGAACGTGTCGTCGAGGTCGTCGAGCTGCTCGCCAAGCGGGTCGGGGCGCCCGAGGCCGCGAAGGCGTACGTCGATCACAGCCCGCCCGTGCTGCCGCGCGAGGCCGTGCCGTTCGTTCCCGTGCGCGACCGCGGCGCAGGGCGACCGACCAAGCGGGAGCGGCGCGAGATCGACAAGCTGCGGGGCCGCGAGCTGCCACCCGTCTGA
- a CDS encoding helicase associated domain-containing protein, with protein MGRYEERWWQGHAHLVQFVAANGHSRVPVSHRTDPDGFTLGAWVKVQRREHAVGTLKDERLQALREAGFAFEVRQPLKQWQRNVDRLAAFKDEHGHTRVPYYFEAADGFGLGTWVGRMRRRRAAGALTDLQVESLDAVGMDWTLPAETSRRRSHRAFAAFVADHGHGRVPDPYRTGDGFDLSGWVARVRRDRRAGRLSATQERELRDLGFEFPSVLDADDWDAHLACLSRYIVRNGPDISTTFECEDGTRLGRWVSSQRASRQAGTLSGEQVARLDEVGFVWQARDEDDDGWLQGIGLLARYVEEHGHSRVPGDYCTPDGTALGAWVARRRWEHRHGLLRAERVGELTGLGFEWTVSPQPGVTRATDDRAFRTWVAALETYRADHGHCRVPASFVTADGKRLGDWVAYVRARYAKGLLAADRVEALDRLGFAWRVRDNDALWQQGVDALAAYVADHGHARVPIRHRRDDGFRLGQWVRSRRSEGTGGRLSPERTAALDALGFVWDPTAPAT; from the coding sequence GTGGGACGCTACGAGGAGCGATGGTGGCAGGGCCATGCCCACCTCGTGCAATTCGTCGCCGCGAACGGTCACTCACGGGTGCCCGTGAGCCACCGCACCGATCCGGACGGCTTCACCCTGGGGGCCTGGGTCAAGGTCCAGCGCCGCGAGCACGCCGTGGGGACGCTGAAGGACGAGCGCCTGCAGGCCCTGCGCGAGGCCGGGTTCGCCTTCGAGGTCCGGCAGCCTCTCAAGCAGTGGCAGCGCAACGTGGACAGGCTGGCCGCGTTCAAGGACGAGCACGGGCACACCCGCGTGCCGTACTACTTCGAGGCGGCCGACGGATTCGGGCTCGGGACGTGGGTCGGGCGCATGCGTCGTCGTCGTGCGGCGGGTGCCCTCACCGACCTGCAGGTCGAGAGCCTCGACGCGGTCGGGATGGACTGGACCTTGCCGGCCGAGACGTCGCGACGACGCAGCCACCGGGCGTTCGCGGCGTTCGTCGCCGACCACGGGCACGGCCGGGTGCCGGACCCGTACCGCACGGGCGACGGCTTCGACCTGTCGGGCTGGGTGGCGCGGGTGCGCCGCGACCGGCGCGCCGGGAGGTTGTCCGCCACGCAGGAGCGGGAGCTGCGCGACCTCGGGTTCGAGTTCCCGAGCGTTCTCGACGCCGACGACTGGGACGCCCACCTGGCGTGCCTGTCGAGGTACATCGTGCGCAACGGCCCCGACATCTCCACGACCTTCGAGTGCGAGGACGGGACCCGCCTGGGCCGCTGGGTGTCGAGCCAGCGCGCGTCCAGGCAGGCGGGCACGCTCTCGGGCGAGCAGGTCGCGCGGCTCGACGAGGTGGGGTTCGTCTGGCAGGCGCGCGACGAGGACGACGACGGTTGGCTCCAGGGCATCGGGCTGCTCGCGCGGTACGTCGAGGAGCACGGGCACAGCCGGGTCCCCGGGGACTACTGCACCCCCGACGGCACGGCCCTGGGCGCCTGGGTCGCCCGACGCCGGTGGGAGCACCGCCACGGGCTGCTGCGTGCAGAACGGGTCGGTGAGCTCACGGGCCTGGGGTTCGAGTGGACCGTGTCGCCACAGCCGGGGGTGACGCGCGCGACGGACGACCGGGCGTTCCGCACCTGGGTCGCCGCGCTCGAGACCTACCGGGCCGACCACGGGCACTGCCGTGTCCCCGCGAGCTTCGTGACCGCGGACGGCAAGCGCCTGGGCGACTGGGTCGCGTACGTGCGAGCCCGGTACGCCAAGGGCCTGCTCGCCGCCGACCGCGTCGAGGCCCTCGACCGGCTCGGCTTCGCGTGGCGCGTCCGCGACAACGACGCCCTGTGGCAGCAGGGCGTCGACGCCCTCGCCGCGTACGTCGCCGACCACGGGCATGCGCGCGTGCCGATCAGGCACCGGCGCGACGACGGGTTCCGGCTGGGACAGTGGGTGCGCAGCCGGCGCAGCGAGGGGACGGGCGGGAGGCTGAGCCCCGAGCGGACCGCGGCTCTCGATGCGCTGGGCTTCGTCTGGGACCCGACGGCGCCCGCGACCTAG